Proteins encoded together in one Bacillota bacterium window:
- the murD gene encoding UDP-N-acetylmuramoyl-L-alanine--D-glutamate ligase, with product MNSDLKKFYEKIRNKRVTVLGIGVSNRPLIQMLVKHGARVTACDKSDAEHLGSLYENLSDLGVEMCLGPNYLSAIDADIIFKTPGMRIDLPELKEAADRGIEITSEMEVFFDLCPCKIVAVTGSDGKSTTTTLISEMLKAQGYTVHLGGNIGRPLLPIIDEIMPDDFAVVELSSFQLHTMKKSPDVAVVTNVTPNHLDMHKSMEEYISAKENILKYQDGNGLLVVNYDNDITRGFGASGRGRVLYFSSRQRVENGAFYENGMLFISKNGKAEPVLNRVQIALPGDHNVENYMAAILAVLDFVKMDAVEKVAEGFKGIAHRLEFVRELEGVKYYNDSIASSPTRTIAGLHSFEQKLILIAGGYDKKIPFDILGEEVNDHVKCLLLIGNTAEKIYTSVVKAQNFKEGRLPIIKCESLAAAVKIAKKNAHEGDIVVLSPACASFDSFKNFEERGNAFKNAVNML from the coding sequence ATGAACAGTGACCTTAAAAAGTTTTACGAAAAGATAAGGAATAAGCGTGTGACGGTGCTTGGTATCGGAGTCAGCAACCGTCCCCTGATCCAGATGCTGGTTAAACACGGCGCCCGCGTTACCGCCTGCGACAAGTCTGACGCCGAGCATCTGGGAAGTTTATATGAAAACCTTTCTGACCTTGGCGTTGAAATGTGCCTTGGTCCTAATTATTTAAGCGCTATAGACGCTGACATCATATTTAAAACACCGGGGATGAGGATAGACCTTCCGGAACTTAAAGAGGCGGCTGACCGCGGCATTGAGATAACAAGCGAAATGGAGGTCTTTTTCGATCTGTGTCCATGCAAAATCGTTGCAGTTACGGGAAGCGACGGAAAGTCGACCACAACGACACTTATTTCTGAGATGCTTAAGGCTCAGGGTTATACCGTTCATCTCGGGGGCAATATAGGAAGACCGCTTTTGCCGATCATTGATGAGATAATGCCTGATGATTTTGCCGTTGTTGAGCTGTCAAGCTTTCAGCTTCATACAATGAAAAAAAGTCCCGATGTCGCAGTTGTAACGAATGTTACTCCTAACCATCTGGATATGCATAAGTCTATGGAGGAATATATCAGCGCAAAAGAAAACATACTAAAATATCAGGATGGAAACGGACTGCTTGTAGTAAACTATGATAATGATATAACTCGGGGCTTTGGCGCAAGCGGCAGGGGGCGTGTCTTATATTTTTCTTCAAGACAGCGTGTCGAAAACGGCGCATTCTATGAAAATGGGATGCTGTTTATAAGCAAAAACGGGAAAGCCGAACCTGTTCTTAACCGTGTCCAGATTGCGCTTCCTGGCGATCATAATGTTGAAAATTACATGGCGGCTATTCTCGCAGTTTTAGATTTTGTGAAAATGGACGCTGTTGAGAAGGTTGCTGAGGGCTTTAAAGGCATCGCCCACAGGCTTGAGTTTGTGCGTGAGCTTGAGGGAGTCAAATATTATAACGATTCTATTGCTTCTAGCCCTACGAGGACTATTGCCGGTCTGCATTCTTTCGAGCAGAAGCTGATACTTATCGCTGGCGGATATGACAAGAAAATCCCATTTGATATTTTGGGCGAAGAGGTAAACGATCATGTCAAATGCCTTCTTCTTATAGGAAATACTGCTGAAAAAATTTACACTAGTGTTGTAAAGGCGCAAAACTTTAAAGAGGGCAGACTTCCTATAATCAAATGCGAAAGTCTTGCGGCTGCGGTCAAAATTGCAAAGAAAAATGCCCATGAAGGCGATATTGTAGTTCTTTCTCCGGCATGCGCGAGTTTCGATAGTTTCAAAAATTTCGAAGAGCGGGGAAATGCCTTTAAAAATGCAGTAAATATGCTGTGA
- a CDS encoding uracil-DNA glycosylase, producing the protein MLEDIKQGCLSCRKCRLCETRNNVVFGTGSETADIMFVGEAPGKNEDETGVPFVGAAGKLLERMLDAVDLSRNDIYIANIVKCRPPQNRDPLADEEDACIPYLFEQIHIIKPKVVVCLGRISAKRLIHSSFQITHERGKWFTMPDYDIMATFHPAALIYDSSKKGDTFLDFKEIKRKASEL; encoded by the coding sequence ATGCTTGAAGATATAAAACAAGGATGTCTATCCTGCCGGAAATGCCGGCTCTGTGAAACAAGGAACAACGTCGTTTTTGGCACAGGCAGTGAAACAGCAGATATAATGTTTGTCGGTGAGGCTCCCGGAAAAAACGAGGACGAGACCGGCGTGCCGTTTGTAGGCGCTGCCGGTAAACTGCTCGAACGGATGCTTGACGCCGTCGATCTGTCCCGAAACGACATATACATCGCTAATATTGTAAAATGCCGCCCTCCGCAAAACCGTGATCCCCTTGCGGATGAAGAAGACGCATGTATCCCCTATCTCTTTGAACAAATACATATAATCAAACCTAAAGTAGTTGTATGCCTAGGCAGGATATCGGCAAAAAGGCTCATCCATTCATCCTTTCAGATAACGCACGAACGGGGAAAATGGTTTACAATGCCTGATTATGATATTATGGCAACGTTTCACCCTGCCGCGCTGATATATGACAGTTCAAAAAAAGGCGATACATTTTTAGATTTTAAAGAAATTAAACGGAAAGCCTCTGAGTTATAG